The nucleotide window GGCCTTTGTACATCGGATAGACGGCAATCGCGGCGGCCTTCAACCCGTAGACCTCTTCATACGTTGGCAGGTTCGGCTTGGCGGCAAAACCCCGCATGGTGTGGAAGTTGGCCTTGGGATGTCCGGCCAGGATCTCGCGGGCCTGACGCAGGAACTGGCCAGCAACCTCGGCCGTCTTCCGGCTGCCGGGATCGTTGGCGACCGGGGCCAGCGGCGGGACGCCGACGGCTTGCGGATCGGTATCGCGCACGTTGCCTTCCAGACCCTCGCCGCGAAAGACGACCACGAACCGGTGCTCCTTGACCGGTTCCACAAACACTTCCACGCCGGGAATCGTTACCGCCCGCAGCGAATGGACCAGCGGAGTGCTCTCGTCGGTCGAGATGCGGCCGGCCCGCCGGTCCGAGATGTTGCCCTGGGCGTCGAGCGTGCAGAAGTTGCAGCGAATCGCCACGTCGCCCGGCTCCAGTTGAAATCCAATGCCGGTCGCCTCCAACGCGCCCCGGCCGATCTGGTACTTCCAGGGATCGTAGCCGAACAGTCCCAGGTGCCCCGGTCCGCTGCCCGGACTGATGCCCGGCACCAGCGGGATACTGCCGCCCTGCACGCCCCGCGACGCCAGCCGATCCAGATTGGGCGTGCGCGC belongs to Phycisphaerae bacterium and includes:
- a CDS encoding 2,3-bisphosphoglycerate-independent phosphoglycerate mutase, which gives rise to MDPHDLTRELFIKNDTRIVMLVADGLGGLPMQPGGKTELEAARTPNLDRLASRGVQGGSIPLVPGISPGSGPGHLGLFGYDPWKYQIGRGALEATGIGFQLEPGDVAIRCNFCTLDAQGNISDRRAGRISTDESTPLVHSLRAVTIPGVEVFVEPVKEHRFVVVFRGEGLEGNVRDTDPQAVGVPPLAPVANDPGSRKTAEVAGQFLRQAREILAGHPKANFHTMRGFAAKPNLPTYEEVYGLKAAAIAVYPMYKGLARLVGMEILGKPQTLDEQVELLARHWSDFDFFFLHFKYTDSTGEDGNFDEKVKRIEQFDAALPAVERLQPDVLIVTGDHSTPSFLRSHSWHPVPTLLVSNCCRPDGLTEFGESSCIRGGLGQFRAKYLMTLALANAGRLGKYGA